The sequence TGTCTGAGTTGGTATTCACACTGAGGGTAATGCAGTGTGGACCATATTCAGGATTTTAGAACTACATTCTTTCAttgcaggaaaaacaaacaaaacaaaacaaaccccaacaTGGCTTAATAATTTAAACTGAATTACATACTTATCAGTGGAAAGTAATTGATATAAAATGTTATAGACTTGTGAGTTAGTCTTCACAACTATCagtctttagaaaaagaagaaacagatatAGCAAtatggtggggaggagagggtaaAGAGGCTAAACTTTGGGAAGGGGGCTCTGTATTAACCATTAATAAGCAGTTGGAACATTTTTACTGGTGATGACATAGTCCAATCTAATAAAGATGAAAAGGACCCAAGTATCTCCAAGGAAAGGACAAAAACACTAAAAACGCCCACTGAaactaagggaaagaaaaatattgtgaaatttACAGCTTATCAAGGAGTGGCTACTAAGTTAAAATCAGAGTACTAGCAGTTTCTGTCATGTCTGTCCTTCACTCTAGATTTCCAAATCTACCTTAGGTGCAATAAGCTCTACTTTACTTCCTCAGTGCTATCACTTAAGGATATGCATtagtaaaaaaatatgttctaaaGAACTATTTTATTCCCACACAGTGTTTATGCATCAGACACAGGCTATTTCATtctaacaaatttattttctcgaTCAGCTCTTACGGAATCACTACTCAAATTAAATTACAATCAAATGATCACATCAAAAGATACCCTTATTACCTAACAACTgtccatattttcatttcattttgatttgtgcTCGTCTGAAAAAAACACGTAATACAAGATCTGGGGAAAAATAAATTACCGTTTTGTAGCAGTTCATAAGtattctgaataaaatattaaaagaagtcatttaatgaaaatataaagcaaatatttttagatCAACAACGGATCTAACAATTCTATATTGCCGTCTTTTGAAAAGTCTGTTTATTAAAACCTACCAAAAACACTGCTTGGAAATGGCAGTATTATATAATCACATCCACGGCACCCATTCAGTCAAAGTTGGCAACGGATTGAGGAGTGAAGTCCAAGAAGGGCAGCGGCTGGTGCTCAGTCTTTCCAAATCTCTTTAACTGAGTcagtccagaaataaaaaataaaatattaataaaaaaaatattagcgGTGGAATCTTTAGGCATCGTCCACCCGAGTGGCAGCCACTGCAGTCGGGGTTGTTGGCCAGGCCTCGCCCCACGCCCAGTCTTCATGCCCGCACCCCTGCTCTGCCGGACTCTCTTACTCCTTGACAGATGAGCGGATCTCCCCTTCGCCCTCGCTCATCCCTCTGCTCTTTCGTGATGCCTTTATTTCCGAGGTTATGTGGATGAAgcgtattcttttttcttttggcattgCTCTTCAGTTTGTTAATTTCAGAAGCTGTGAGTATTATTTTTTGCTGGAgactgttcttttttctctttcccatttcaTAGTCAGTTTATTTGTTCCCAAATGACTTTAATATGGCCAAGAAGAACCGGGTCCCGGAGCAGAGTCATCCCTGATTAAACCCGGCGCCTCTGCTTTCTTTCAGATCGCTCCCAGGAAACGAGGTACCGGTGGATCACTTTAAGCAGCCctttggagggaggggggtgggagagacgggtactttatttatttttttaagaggagGGGAAAAGTCAGGTGCTAGGTTCTGTCCACCGTCGCCGTGTGGGACTTCTCAGCGTGCGCAAAACTCCACGAGTGCAGTTTTGGTGCGTTGGCATTTTCAcccttctttgaaaagaaaatcaagaacaaaAAACGAAACACCACCACAGGATACATAAGGTCGCACGATcgccctccttctctcttctggTTCTGTttgttgtgtatatatataaaaccgtctgggtatttattttgcttttctgtttgttttgcctCTCCTTCCTTGGGCTTCAAAAAACATCTCttcggtctgtctgtctgtctgtctctctctctcttttttttttttcaaagggtGGGCAAGCCTGTCTTTGGGTAGAGGGGAGGACGGCGGACCGGCCCGGGCCCGGGTCAGTACGGGTGCGGTGCGGGTAGTCGGTAGTCGCGGCGTTGGCGAGGCGttggcggtggcggcggcggcgactGCGCAGGCGGCGGCGGGCCCTAGTATCGCTGCGTCCCTGGCCCTCACTGCACGCTCGTCTGCAGTCCGTGGTGTGGCGGAGGCGTGTCGGCGCTCACAGTGCCCACTTGTGAGTAGACGTCGTCGGGCGTCTGCTGTTGGATCCCGGGCGGCGTCATGCGCTTCTCCTTTTGGCGTCGGTTGCAGAACCAAACACGCACGACCTCCTTCTCGAGCTGCAGGCTATCGGCCAGGTTGGTGATCTCCTGCGCCGAGGGCTTGGGGCACTTGAGGAAGTGGCTTTCGAGCGCGCCCTTGACGCTCACCTCGATGGAGGTCCGCTTCTTGCGCTTGCGGCCCTGCGCTGCGATCTTGTCGATGCTGGTGGGGCTGCCGGTGCTTGAGTCCGCCTCCTCCAGCCACTTGTTCAGCAGCGGCTTGAGCTTGCACATGTTCTTGAAACTCAGCTGCAGGGCCTCGAAGCGGCAGATGGTGGTCTGTGAGAACACGTTGCCGTACAGCGTGCCCAGCGCCAACCCTACGTCGGCCTGTGTGAAGCCCAGCTTGATGCGCCGCTGCTTGAACTGCTTGGCGAACTGCTCCAAATCGTCCGACGTTGGCGTGTCCTCATCAGAATGAGGGTCGTGGCTGTTGAGTCCTGGTCCAGCGCCGCCACCAGTGTGGTGTGGCGGGCCTTGCGCGTGGTGCGGGTGCGGCgggtgtgggtggtggtggtggtggtggtggtgttccGCCAGCTCGGGCGTGTCCCCGCGCACCAGCCCTGGGTGCACCAGGCTCTGAGCCCCGCCACCCGCGCCGCCTCCACCACCTCCGGGCCCAGGGGGTGCGCTGAGCATGCCGTTCACGGTGAAGCCCCCGGGCTGCGAGTACAACAGGCCCTGCGGCGGTGGCTGCTGGCTCCCCGCCATGGACGGGAGGTGCGccgcggcagcggcggcagcagcggctgctgcagcagcagcggccccccatcccccagggtggccctggtgcggcggcggcggcggcgggggcccGAGGTGCGGTGGCCCGCGGTGGTGCAGCGCGGTGCCCGCGTGCAAGTCGTCGCGTCCCGAGCCTCCCTTCACGTCGGGGCCCTGCGGCGGCGGCTGCTGGGGACTGCCGGCCATGCCCACGGCGCTGCTGGACCACGGCGAGCTCGCCTCCAccgcggcagcggcggcggctgcggctgCAGCCGCGGCGTGGGGCAGGGCCGTGACCCACTGGTGCGCGTGGCTGAGCATATG is a genomic window of Phyllostomus discolor isolate MPI-MPIP mPhyDis1 chromosome 6, mPhyDis1.pri.v3, whole genome shotgun sequence containing:
- the POU3F3 gene encoding POU domain, class 3, transcription factor 3; the protein is MATAASNPYLPGNSLLAAGSIVHTDAAGAGGGGGGGGGGSTGGGGGGLQPGSAAVTSGAYRGDPSSVKMVQSDFMQGAMAASNGGHMLSHAHQWVTALPHAAAAAAAAAAAAVEASSPWSSSAVGMAGSPQQPPPQGPDVKGGSGRDDLHAGTALHHRGPPHLGPPPPPPPHQGHPGGWGAAAAAAAAAAAAAAAHLPSMAGSQQPPPQGLLYSQPGGFTVNGMLSAPPGPGGGGGGAGGGAQSLVHPGLVRGDTPELAEHHHHHHHHPHPPHPHHAQGPPHHTGGGAGPGLNSHDPHSDEDTPTSDDLEQFAKQFKQRRIKLGFTQADVGLALGTLYGNVFSQTTICRFEALQLSFKNMCKLKPLLNKWLEEADSSTGSPTSIDKIAAQGRKRKKRTSIEVSVKGALESHFLKCPKPSAQEITNLADSLQLEKEVVRVWFCNRRQKEKRMTPPGIQQQTPDDVYSQVGTVSADTPPPHHGLQTSVQ